One Nitrospirota bacterium DNA window includes the following coding sequences:
- a CDS encoding triose-phosphate isomerase yields the protein MKKNNRRPLIIANWKMNKTIPEALQFVNDLRKKLKEADIADGVDTVLAPPYTALKAVSDSIAGDEYLFVAAQNIFYADKGAYTGEISPAMLVDTGCKYVIIGHSERRQYFGETDETVNKKINAALYYNLTPVFCIGESLQQREQEATFKVIRSQIEGGLSGLSEGALYSIVIAYEPIWAIGTGKTAAPEQAEEVHGFIRAILRETYGSGVSEGARILYGGSVTPENVSKLMKEPDIDGALVGGASLNVDSFVKIVTGSQVNI from the coding sequence ATGAAAAAAAATAATCGCAGGCCGTTGATTATTGCTAACTGGAAGATGAATAAGACGATTCCGGAAGCATTGCAGTTTGTGAATGACCTTAGGAAGAAGCTTAAAGAGGCTGACATTGCGGATGGCGTAGATACAGTGTTAGCACCTCCATATACTGCATTGAAGGCGGTGTCGGATTCTATAGCAGGGGATGAATATTTATTTGTTGCAGCACAGAATATTTTCTATGCAGATAAAGGCGCTTACACAGGGGAAATATCACCGGCAATGCTTGTTGATACAGGATGCAAATATGTTATAATAGGCCACAGTGAAAGGCGGCAGTATTTTGGAGAGACGGATGAGACCGTTAATAAGAAGATAAACGCTGCCCTTTACTATAATCTGACCCCTGTGTTTTGTATTGGTGAATCGTTACAACAGAGGGAACAAGAGGCGACTTTTAAAGTGATAAGGTCTCAGATAGAAGGGGGACTTAGCGGATTGAGCGAAGGGGCTTTATATAGCATCGTGATTGCTTATGAACCTATATGGGCAATCGGCACAGGGAAGACAGCAGCACCTGAGCAGGCAGAGGAGGTACACGGATTTATTAGGGCAATACTCAGGGAGACTTATGGCAGCGGCGTTTCAGAGGGAGCAAGGATACTCTACGGTGGAAGTGTAACACCGGAGAATGTATCGAAATTAATGAAAGAGCCGGATATTGATGGCGCACTTGTAGGCGGCGCAAGCCTCAATGTTGATTCATTTGTAAAAATAGTAACTGGGAGTCAAGTTAATATTTGA
- the gap gene encoding type I glyceraldehyde-3-phosphate dehydrogenase, which produces MALKIGINGFGRIGRNFFRTAFNNLDIEIVAVNDLTDSKTLAHLLKYDSVFGILDADVKAKEHALVVNGKDLKIHAERDPVNIPWGDLGVDIVVESTGVFTKRPDAEKHLKAGAKKVIISAPAKDPDITIVMGVNENKYNAKKHNIVSNASCTTNCLAPVVKVLLSNFGIKHGLMTTVHSYTNDQRLLDLPHKDLRRARAAAVSLIPTTTGAAKAISLVLPEMEGKLDGMAVRVPTPNVSMIDLVLELEKDADAVKVNSALKRAASGKLKGILEYTDEPLVSIDFKGNPHSSIVDGSITSVIDKRMVKVISWYDNEWGYSSRIRDLILYMSKK; this is translated from the coding sequence ATGGCTTTAAAGATCGGCATTAACGGGTTTGGAAGGATCGGAAGAAATTTTTTCCGCACAGCTTTTAATAATCTGGATATAGAGATAGTTGCAGTTAATGATTTGACAGATTCAAAGACGCTTGCCCACTTACTAAAATATGATTCAGTCTTCGGGATACTTGATGCAGATGTGAAAGCAAAGGAACATGCACTTGTTGTAAATGGAAAGGATTTGAAGATACATGCAGAGAGGGACCCTGTAAATATCCCGTGGGGAGACCTTGGGGTAGATATTGTTGTTGAGTCTACAGGTGTGTTTACTAAACGGCCGGATGCAGAAAAACATCTCAAGGCCGGGGCAAAGAAGGTGATTATTTCTGCACCGGCAAAGGACCCTGACATTACAATTGTTATGGGCGTGAATGAGAATAAGTATAATGCAAAGAAGCACAACATAGTATCAAATGCCTCATGCACAACAAATTGCCTTGCCCCTGTTGTAAAAGTCCTTTTGAGCAATTTTGGTATTAAGCATGGTTTAATGACTACTGTTCATTCATACACAAATGACCAGCGCCTGCTCGATCTGCCTCACAAGGATTTACGCCGTGCAAGGGCAGCAGCCGTGTCCCTAATTCCAACAACTACCGGAGCGGCAAAGGCCATCTCTTTAGTCCTGCCGGAGATGGAAGGGAAGCTTGATGGTATGGCAGTCAGGGTACCGACACCGAATGTCTCTATGATAGACCTTGTGCTTGAGTTGGAAAAAGATGCGGATGCGGTAAAGGTGAATTCAGCATTAAAGCGTGCGGCATCAGGCAAACTTAAAGGAATACTTGAGTATACTGACGAGCCTCTTGTGTCAATTGATTTTAAAGGTAATCCTCATTCCTCCATTGTAGATGGAAGCATAACATCAGTCATTGATAAGCGTATGGTAAAGGTTATATCGTGGTATGACAATGAGTGGGGATATTCTTCAAGGATAAGGGACCTGATATTATATATGAGTAAAAAATAG
- a CDS encoding DUF2283 domain-containing protein: MKIEYDREVDALYIRIQEKKVSHTKEIEEGINIDLDEERKVIGLEIIGATERYNMEDMFNLSTENLILTDVK, translated from the coding sequence ATGAAGATCGAATATGACAGAGAGGTTGATGCACTTTATATCAGGATTCAGGAGAAAAAGGTTTCCCATACAAAAGAGATAGAAGAAGGAATAAATATTGACCTTGACGAAGAAAGAAAGGTTATTGGTCTTGAGATTATAGGGGCAACTGAGAGATACAATATGGAAGACATGTTTAACCTTTCTACAGAAAACCTGATTTTAACAGATGTAAAATAG
- the secG gene encoding preprotein translocase subunit SecG — MTILLVIIHVLVSLFLIGVVLLQSGKGAEMGASFGGASSQTIFGSRGPGSFLSKLTTVAAIIFIITSFSLAFFGKRTIGSSSVIPKQPDMPPITTNQPVIPGAPTVPSAPGVQPVAPVQQPAPAVPATPAAPVKK; from the coding sequence ATGACAATTTTACTCGTAATCATTCATGTATTAGTAAGTTTATTTTTAATAGGGGTTGTATTGCTTCAATCCGGCAAAGGGGCTGAGATGGGGGCATCATTCGGAGGCGCATCCTCACAAACCATATTCGGCAGCCGCGGCCCTGGGAGTTTTTTAAGCAAGCTCACAACTGTTGCAGCAATAATCTTTATCATAACCTCCTTTTCCCTTGCATTCTTCGGCAAAAGGACAATCGGCTCTTCTTCAGTCATACCAAAACAACCGGACATGCCTCCAATTACAACCAATCAACCGGTTATACCGGGAGCTCCCACTGTACCATCAGCACCTGGGGTTCAGCCAGTTGCACCAGTTCAACAGCCGGCACCGGCAGTGCCTGCTACACCAGCAGCACCGGTTAAGAAATAG
- a CDS encoding phosphoglycerate kinase — MLKKLSIRDVNIKNKRVFIRVDFNVPLNSELNITDDTRIRSSLPTINYAIDEGAKIILASHLGRPKGKRNPAFTLATVVKRLQRLLNKDVMFLDDCVGPEVEKVVNNMESGDVVLLENLRFYPEEEKNDDIFARKLAALADVYVNDAFGTSHRAHASISGIAKYVRPAVAGFLVTKEMEYISGVMANPVRPFVSVLGGAKVSGKLGIIENLEKKVDKVVIGGGMAFTFLKAMGYEVGNSLVEPDMIDVALKIYNYAREKGIKFYLPVDCVVAPSMEPGAETMIVPTQEIPKDWMALDIGPASVKLFTEAITNARTILWNGPMGVFEIDAFSRGTFAVAHAIAESYALTIVGGGDTANAVDKARESENMSFISTGGGAVLQLLEGKPLEGIMALDDKEEKE; from the coding sequence ATGTTAAAGAAACTGTCTATCAGGGATGTAAATATAAAGAATAAGCGTGTTTTTATCAGGGTGGATTTTAATGTCCCTTTGAATTCTGAGCTGAATATTACTGATGATACGAGGATAAGGTCTTCATTGCCCACCATTAATTATGCAATAGATGAAGGGGCAAAGATAATCCTTGCATCACACCTCGGCAGGCCTAAGGGAAAGAGAAACCCGGCCTTCACATTGGCAACAGTTGTTAAAAGGCTCCAGAGACTGTTGAACAAGGATGTTATGTTTCTTGATGATTGTGTGGGGCCGGAGGTAGAGAAGGTTGTAAACAACATGGAATCCGGGGATGTTGTACTGCTTGAGAATCTGAGATTCTATCCTGAAGAGGAGAAGAATGATGATATTTTTGCAAGGAAATTAGCAGCCCTTGCTGATGTATATGTGAATGACGCCTTTGGGACAAGTCACAGGGCACATGCATCCATTAGTGGAATAGCCAAATATGTCCGGCCTGCTGTAGCAGGTTTTCTTGTTACAAAAGAGATGGAGTATATCTCAGGAGTAATGGCGAATCCTGTCCGGCCTTTTGTATCTGTACTCGGCGGTGCAAAGGTCTCCGGTAAACTCGGTATTATTGAGAATCTTGAGAAAAAGGTTGATAAGGTGGTAATAGGCGGCGGAATGGCATTTACATTCCTGAAGGCTATGGGATATGAGGTCGGTAATTCATTGGTAGAGCCTGATATGATTGACGTAGCCCTCAAGATTTATAATTATGCAAGAGAAAAGGGCATCAAATTCTATTTACCTGTTGACTGTGTGGTTGCACCAAGTATGGAGCCTGGTGCAGAGACTATGATAGTGCCGACTCAGGAGATACCAAAGGACTGGATGGCACTGGATATCGGACCTGCATCCGTGAAACTATTTACAGAGGCAATAACCAATGCAAGGACAATACTCTGGAATGGGCCTATGGGTGTGTTTGAAATTGATGCATTTTCCCGTGGTACATTTGCAGTGGCACATGCAATTGCAGAGTCTTATGCACTGACCATTGTCGGCGGTGGTGATACGGCAAATGCTGTAGACAAGGCAAGGGAATCAGAGAATATGTCTTTTATCTCTACAGGCGGCGGGGCAGTGTTACAGCTTTTAGAGGGAAAGCCGCTGGAAGGGATTATGGCGTTGGATGATAAGGAAGAGAAGGAGTAG
- a CDS encoding ABC transporter permease has translation MKSLFWKRFKKNRLAVIGGVIVLSLFTIAILAPVVSPYDPDSIDVKHILEGPGITHPFGTDELGRDIFTRIIWGSRISLSVGFVAVGISTIIGIILGAISGYYRGWTDRVIMRFVDIMLSIPTFFLLLAVIAFLEPGIWNIMIVIGLTSWMGVARLVRAEVLSVREREYALAARAIGAGDFSIIFRHILPNSMAPVLVSAVLGIAGAILVESALSFLGIGVQPPTASWGNILTTGKDNIEIAWWLSVFPGLAILVTVLAYNLLGEGIRDAIDPRMKV, from the coding sequence ATGAAGAGTCTCTTCTGGAAACGATTTAAGAAGAACAGGCTGGCGGTTATCGGAGGGGTGATTGTTTTGTCGCTCTTTACAATTGCCATACTTGCGCCTGTTGTTTCACCTTATGACCCGGACTCTATTGATGTTAAGCATATACTTGAAGGCCCCGGCATCACACACCCATTCGGTACGGACGAATTAGGGAGGGACATTTTTACCAGGATTATCTGGGGGTCACGAATATCATTGTCTGTTGGATTTGTTGCAGTGGGCATCTCTACGATCATTGGAATTATACTGGGTGCAATCTCAGGATACTATAGGGGATGGACTGACAGGGTTATCATGCGGTTTGTTGATATTATGCTATCAATACCAACCTTCTTTCTGCTGCTTGCTGTGATTGCCTTTTTGGAACCTGGTATCTGGAACATTATGATCGTAATCGGCCTGACATCATGGATGGGTGTTGCAAGGCTTGTAAGGGCTGAGGTCTTATCAGTAAGGGAACGGGAATATGCACTGGCCGCAAGGGCAATCGGTGCCGGAGATTTCAGCATCATATTCAGGCACATCCTCCCGAACTCTATGGCGCCTGTACTTGTCTCAGCAGTGCTGGGTATTGCAGGTGCAATACTTGTAGAATCCGCCCTCAGCTTTCTCGGCATAGGCGTCCAGCCGCCGACAGCAAGCTGGGGAAACATCTTAACCACAGGCAAAGACAACATAGAGATCGCATGGTGGCTCTCCGTATTCCCCGGTCTCGCCATCCTTGTAACCGTCCTCGCCTATAATTTACTTGGCGAAGGTATTCGAGATGCGATTGATCCGAGGATGAAGGTGTGA
- a CDS encoding phenylalanine--tRNA ligase subunit beta — MPTISVKKKDLEGLAGISFSLDDIEHHLQLVKGEFKGYDPAADELRVELSDSNRPDLWCTEGIARQIKGKLKGKWNDYSFFQHQKITRPDKITRPDKIPPPSPPVNKGGGFSFPLQIIVSEGMKDIRPFVGGFTATGVTVDDEMLVQLIQTQEKVSEIFGSKRRRISIGIYNLSKMKFPVYYKPVSPDETVFVPLGFEEKMTLKQILEDHPKGQAYSVILKGLSAYPLLSDSKGSVLSFPPIINSREVGEVKAGDTELFVEVTGLDQRLVTLVLNILAVNLYDRGANIGVVETVYPYETEFGKDVVTPFDFSGSVSLNHAAIQKSLGEDISTDDIAKLLNEYGYKVKVNIDEPPPLNPLPPGEGKSIGITVPPPPLTGGGQAKIPSPLTGEGQGGGGLRGSSDVLVVTPPPYRDDIMHQIDVCEDIAISRGYNSFTPVMPSVMTVGGLTEIEMFTDIVRGYLIGSGYQEIISNILTSREDIIDKMCMEDGPVVEVDNVMSANYSVLRHWLIPSLMRIEAESIKSFFPHKIFETGEAAITYPSENLSSNTLMKCAVMLSHPSANFSEIHSVLEVLMYYLQIEYRLVAGGSSLKPEESPLPFKGRDRVGMGLMVDAHKSFIEGRMGWIYAGDEVVGLIGEMHPEVLERWDIHIPCSTFEVDLDKLLRCYVKHR, encoded by the coding sequence TTGCCTACTATAAGTGTTAAAAAGAAAGACCTTGAGGGACTTGCGGGGATTTCTTTTTCTTTGGATGATATAGAGCATCATCTTCAGTTGGTTAAAGGGGAATTTAAGGGATACGACCCTGCGGCTGATGAGCTGAGGGTGGAGTTGAGCGACAGCAACAGGCCTGACCTTTGGTGTACTGAAGGGATTGCACGCCAGATAAAAGGGAAACTAAAGGGGAAGTGGAATGATTATTCGTTCTTTCAGCATCAGAAAATAACCCGGCCGGATAAAATAACCCGGCCAGATAAAATACCCCCCCCATCCCCCCCCGTGAACAAAGGGGGGGGATTTTCATTTCCCTTGCAGATAATAGTTTCTGAAGGTATGAAAGATATAAGGCCATTTGTCGGCGGTTTTACTGCAACAGGTGTTACAGTGGATGATGAGATGCTGGTCCAGTTGATCCAGACGCAGGAGAAAGTATCAGAGATATTCGGAAGTAAGCGGAGGAGGATTTCAATAGGTATATACAACCTTTCCAAAATGAAGTTTCCTGTTTATTATAAGCCGGTATCTCCTGATGAAACGGTCTTTGTCCCGCTCGGTTTTGAAGAAAAGATGACACTTAAACAGATACTTGAAGACCACCCTAAGGGACAGGCTTACAGCGTTATCCTGAAAGGGCTTTCTGCATATCCATTGCTTTCAGACAGCAAAGGGAGTGTGTTGTCATTTCCCCCGATAATCAACAGCAGGGAGGTCGGCGAGGTCAAGGCCGGGGACACTGAGTTATTTGTTGAGGTTACAGGTCTTGACCAGCGACTTGTAACACTTGTCCTGAATATACTCGCAGTGAACCTGTATGACAGGGGGGCAAACATCGGAGTAGTGGAAACAGTTTATCCTTACGAGACTGAGTTCGGGAAGGATGTTGTAACACCGTTTGATTTCAGCGGGAGTGTTAGTTTAAATCATGCAGCAATACAGAAGTCACTCGGTGAGGACATCAGCACTGATGACATTGCTAAGCTGCTTAATGAATATGGCTATAAGGTGAAGGTAAACATAGATGAACCCCCTCCCCTTAATCCCCTCCCGCCGGGGGAGGGGAAATCAATAGGAATCACAGTGCCACCCCCTCCCTTGACGGGAGGGGGGCAAGCGAAAATTCCCTCCCCCTTGACGGGGGAGGGTCAGGGTGGGGGTGGGCTGCGAGGCTCATCTGATGTTCTTGTGGTTACCCCGCCGCCATACAGAGATGACATTATGCATCAGATAGATGTCTGCGAGGATATTGCAATAAGCCGGGGATACAATTCATTCACTCCTGTGATGCCGTCTGTAATGACAGTCGGCGGGCTGACAGAGATTGAGATGTTCACTGACATAGTAAGGGGATACCTTATCGGTTCCGGGTATCAGGAGATTATCTCAAATATACTGACATCAAGGGAAGATATTATAGATAAGATGTGCATGGAAGATGGGCCGGTTGTGGAAGTAGATAATGTGATGTCAGCGAATTATTCAGTGCTGAGGCACTGGCTCATACCTTCTCTGATGCGCATCGAGGCAGAGAGCATAAAGAGTTTTTTCCCTCACAAAATCTTTGAGACCGGCGAGGCAGCCATTACATATCCATCTGAAAATCTTTCAAGCAATACTTTAATGAAGTGTGCTGTTATGTTGTCTCATCCTTCTGCAAATTTCTCTGAGATACATTCTGTGCTTGAGGTACTGATGTATTATTTACAGATTGAATACAGGCTCGTTGCAGGAGGTTCCTCTCTTAAGCCTGAAGAAAGTCCCCTCCCCTTCAAGGGGAGGGATAGGGTGGGGATGGGTTTAATGGTAGATGCACACAAATCTTTTATCGAGGGCAGAATGGGTTGGATTTATGCAGGGGACGAGGTTGTCGGCTTAATCGGAGAGATGCATCCTGAGGTGCTTGAGAGATGGGATATTCACATTCCTTGCAGTACCTTCGAAGTGGATTTGGATAAGTTGTTGAGATGCTACGTTAAGCATAGGTGA